The nucleotide window CATTTTATTTTATACCTTTTGCTTTGGTAGGAGGAATTTTAGGAAGTTATTACGGCAGCAAAAAATTTGGCAATAATACCTTGAAATATGTGTTGTCTGTTGTGCTGTTAATAGCATCAATAAAGTTATTTTTGGTATAGTATGAAGGTAAATGTGAAATATTTTGGGGAAGTTGTAGATCGCACCAATAAAGGTGAGGAGGCAATTACCATTGAACAAAATCGATTGTCTGAACTTGTAGAAATACTCAATGAGCGATATCTTCTTGCCGATTTAAATTTGCAGTTTGCGGTTAATGAAGAGATTATCTCAGATAGCAGTTTTGTTTTAGAAGAAAGTGATGAGGTGGCCTTATTGCCACCATTTGCAGGAGGTTAATATGAAGCGATATCAACCACAAATAAATTTGCCCAATTTTGGATTGGAAGGTCAGGCCAAATTATCCAATGCCCATGTTTTGATCATTGGTGCTGGTGGTCTTGGTAATGCTGTAGCATCGTATCTTGCGGCCTCCGGAGTTGGTACGTTGGGCATCATTGATGGCGATGAGATTATGGCCTCAAACTTGCATCGGCAGGTTCATTTCAATCCTACTGATGTGGGCAAAAATAAGGCTCAAGTTTTAGCCGATAAGTTATCTAGGCAAAATCCTGAAATTCACATTTATACCTTACCGTTCTTTTTGGAATCAAATAATGCAATTGACCAAATTCAAGGAGTAGACATTGTTGTGGATGCCACTGATACTATCGAGGCAAGATATATTATCAATGATGCTTGTGTAATTTGTGGGAAACCTTTTGTCTATGCTGCCTTATATCGACACGAATTTCAACTGTCGGTCTTTAACTATAATAATGGTCCAACTTATAGATGTTTGTATAATAATGCAACAGCAGGAAATTTAAGTTGTACAGAAACAGGTGTTTTGGGTACAACTGCGGGTATAGCAGGATTAATGCAAGCAAATGAAGTTTTTAAAATTTTGCTTGCTGATGAACATGTTTTGGCGGGAAAAGTCCTAGTTTATAACGTTTGGAATCATCGATCTCATCAATTCAACATTAAAAAGAACACAGAGATTGAAATTGATAGGGAACAGTTTGACAACTATAGTAATGTCCTAGGATCAGTTTCTCTCAGTTTGATTGATTTGAAAGAGAGCATTTTGGTTGATGTGCGAGAAATTGGGGAAAAGCCCGTGCTTCCAAAAGATCAAATTCTTGGGCTGCCAATGTCTGAACTCTATTCAGCGCCTGAAATACTTTCACCTAATAAATCCTATTATTTTTTCTGCCAAACAGGCAATAGAAGTAGGGATGCTGTCGAAAAGCTAAACGCAAAGGGATTTAGAAATCTTTATGTTTTAAAGGAAAATGCACCTGAATTATTAGAGTTTTTTAATAATAAAAGTCCTTTGAAAATTTATCAAGGAGCTATTCCAGAAAGGGTCATTTCAGAAACCATGGAAAGCTATAAAAATATGCATAGCGGGGCTTTCGACTTTTTTATTGGCAGGGTACGTGCAGATGAAGTTGAGGGTAGTGTGGTTACTGATATTGAATTTACCTCGTATGAGGGGATGGCTGTAAAAACCACTGAAAATCTTATAGAAGAAATTAAGGAAGAGTATCAATTACATGAGGTTCAGATTTTTCATAGTTTAGGAATTGTACCAGCTGGGGAAATTTGTTTTGTAGTTTTTGCTTCTAGCAAGCATAGAAAGGGCTTGTTTAATGCAGTTGAGATTTTGGCAAAACGCTTTAAATCTGAAGTGCCTATTTTTGGAAAAGAATTGTTTCAGGATAAGGAATATCGTTGGAAAGTAAATACGTAGATGGTAGATATAACTCACAAATATAATACCCTTAGAACTGCTGTTGCACAATCTATTTTGAAGGTGAGCAGGCAGGAAACTATTGATGCCATCAAGAACGGTAAGGTGCCAAAAGGAGATATTTTTCAGATGGCTAAAGCGGCAGGGCTTTTTGCTGCTAAAAACACCCATTTTGCAATTCCCGATTGCCATCCATTACCAATTGAGTATACCGATTTGCAATTTCAGATTGATGGCTTTGATTTAATTGTCGAAGTTTCCGTTAAAACGGTTTACAAAACTGGAGTGGAAGTGGAGGCTATGCATGCTGCTTCAATTGCAGCCTTAACTATGTACGATATGCTTAAGCCAATTGATAAGCAAACAGAAATTACATCAGTGAAGCTACTCTCTAAAAAAGGGGGCAAAAGTGGTATATCTAAAACGGATATTAGTAATCTAAAGGCAGCTGTGATTGTATGCTCCGATACTGTTTCTGTTGGAAAAGCTCAAGATAGTTCGGGTGCTTTTATTAAATCTGAATTGGAAAAATTTGGATTGGAGGTTGGCGATATTATTATTATTCCGGATGATAAACTGACTATTCATGAGGCACTTCAATCTAAACTTTATGATAATCAATTGTTGGTATTTACAGGAGGAACCGGCCTGGGACCTCGGGATGTTACACCAGACGTGCTCGAACCTTTAATTGAGAAACGACTTTGGGGAGTTGAAGAAGCCATGAGATCTTATGGTCAAAATAGAACCCCTTATGCTATGCTTTCGAGAAGTTTAGCCGGAATCATAAGTGAAACAGTAGTTTTGGCACTACCGGGATCTCAAAAAGCTGTTGAGGAATGTTTGGCGGCTATTTTGCCACAACTATTCCATATCTTCGATATAATGAAAGGGGAACGACATTAATATGACGCAAATCTTAACAGATAGTTTTGGCAGGGAACACCAGTATTTGCGGATTTCATTAACTGAGAAATGCAATCTGCGTTGCACTTATTGCATGCCTTCTGACGGTGTTGTTTTAAGCCCTAAGGACCATTTAATGACTGCAGATGAAGTTATTACTTTGGCGAAACTGTTTGTGGAAAATGGTGTAAACAAAATCCGATTGACAGGTGGCGAACCTTTATTACGAAAAGATTTCGATGATATTTTATTGCGTCTTTCGGACCTAGATATTGAACTTTCTCTTACAACAAATGGTATTTTGGTCGACCGCCATTTGGAAACCTTTAAGGCTTCAAATATTGATACAGTAAATTTAAGTTTGGATACACTGAGACCAGAAAAATTCAAATTAATTACACTTCGAGATCAATTTAAAAAGGCTTCAGAAAACATTGATTTACTACTCAATGAAGGTTTTAATGTTAAGATAAATGTGGTATTAATTTCAGGCTTTAACGATGATGAAATTATTGATTTTATTAATCTAACCTGTGAAAGAAATATCCAAGTTCGTTTTATTGAGTTTATGCCGTTTTTAGGAAACCGTTGGGATAGGTCTAAATTGGTTAGTGAACAATTCATACTTGATGAAGTATATGCTGCATTTTCAAATTCAACTCGCTTACCAGAGCCAAGAAATCTAATTTCCAGGGACTATAAAATAGATGGCTATTTAGGTTCATTCGGAATAATCAGCACTATGACCAATCCATTTTGCGATGGTTGCAACAGAATACGTCTTACGGCAAATGGAAAATTAAAGAATTGCCTATTCTCCCAATCTGAAACAGATTTGCTGACTCCTTATAGAAATGGTGAAGATATCTTGCCTGTTATTCAAAAAGCTATTTGGGCCAAACGAGCTAAACGGGCCGGTATGGACACTTTTGAAACCATGACGGATCCTAAATACTTCGAACAAAACCGCAGTATGATTACAATAGGGGGTTAACCCTCTAGAATTTTTTTAAAACAAAACTGCTTTTTTATTTTAGTCAACTGCTTATTCTTCAGCAATAATTAAAAATCCACCATTTTTAGGGATTTCAATACGTGTGTTTTGTGGTTTTTTAATTGTTTCCTCTACCACTTTACCTTCAAGTTTATTATTGTCAGTATAGACCTTAGCCTTTATTCCCTTTTTTAACATTGGTAAAGCAATATCTTTATTGATTATTTGCTCTTGTGCATTAACTCCAGCGATATACCAAGTATTTCCATGACGTCTAGCCAGTATAACATATTTTCCAGGATATCCATCAATCAATTGTGTTTCATCCCAAATAGTAGGTACTTCTTTCATAAAATCGATCGCCCATTTTGGCGCATCATTTATATTGTTTGGCGCCAATGCAAAATGTTGCACCCCACTTTGAAATAACACAGCGGTAGCTAACTGAAATACATCTGATGTAATGCGATGACCACCCCACATTGCGTCGCTATTGGTTGTATTCCAATAGTCATTTAAAACGGTTCCTCCGAAATCCATGCTTCCTACTGCATTACGTATAAAGGGATGGATGGAAGCCTTAAAGGCTTCTTCCTCGCAGTGACTTTGTGCAAAGTGTAAATTTTCGCTAGCTAAAACCGCCTCGCTCGAGGCATAATTAGGGAACATTCGCTCCCAGCCCCTTGGAAGGGTACAGCCATGAAATATGCATTGCAATCCATAATCATTTGCATCATAAAGAATGTCCTCATATAATTTCATAACCATTTGTTTATCACCGCCAAAGAAGTCAACTTTAATACCTTTTATGCCAATTTCCTTTAACCAAGCCATTTCCTTTCGTCGGGTAACCGAACGATCCATTATGTTACGTGGTCCTTGTGGAGCGTCATTCCAATACCCGTTAGAATTATACCATAGATACAAGCCAACTCCTTTGGATGCTCCATATTTTGCTAATTCTACTATTTTTTCTTTGCCTATTTTAGTGTCCCAGTAATTATCTACAAGTATGGTTTGGTAGCCCATTGCGGCACTTAAATCCACATATTTTTTTTGATCTTCAAAAGTGATGCTTTCATCCATGCCAATTACCCAGCTCCAGGTGCCTTTTGTATAATTATATTTTTGGGAAGCTGCGTATAAAGGTTTAACAACATCAAAAGACACCGTTGTTTCAACTATGGGTGCTAAACTCTCGCCAAGGGTTATAGTTCTCCAAGGGGTTTCACCGGGAGTAGTGACACCAGGAGAGGAAGTTCCATTTCCATTGTTTTCATCAGGCATTGGAAAACCAATGGTGTATAAACCGTTTTCTTTTCCAAGTAATCTACTTCCGCAATATTGGCTATCCACCCCTGTTTCAGAAAGTAGAACCCAACCTTGATCGGATATTTTAAATAAGCAAGGGAAGGTATAGCCAAACCCAATGCCATTTTTACCCATAGGGGCATCCACTTCATATGGCATTTCATAACTTGGCATTGTACGCGCAAAACCTACCATTGGACGGCTTTGCGGAGTTAAAAAGGTTGTTGTGCCTTCCGGGAAAACAAATCCTGTAGCTTCCTCTTTAACAACACAACTTTTACGTTGGTTTTGGGGATATAAATGATACCGGTATGCGATGTCGTTATTGCTCACCCTAAAAACCAGGTCAAATGCAGGTAGATCATCTTTTAAAAATGTAAGTATGGCCTCAGTTGCATTGTATTCCACATTACTCTTCTTAATATTCGGGAGGCTATAAACATCCTTGATGGTAGAAATTTGAAAAGTGTCAACTAGGGTTAAATTGTATCTGAAATCGCCAACATTGGTATTAAGCCCAAGTGGAGAAGGTTCTACAAATAATTTACCATTAAGTGAAACCTCATAGACGGGTTTTCCTTCCCTCGTTGCCACCTTAATTTCAATATTTTCATTGGGGCTTTGAAAAGTATGGGTAACTGTTGAATCTGAATAACCAAGTAATTTCAACATCTTATTAGCATACCGTTTTCCGAGTTTGCGATATCCTGAAGCCGTAAAATGAATGATATCTGATTGGCTTTCGCATCCATCTGAAGGAATTACGTAAGAATTTGGAAGAACATCCGGAAGTGTAGCAATGATAGTATTCATGCTTGCACAAATTCCATTTTCATCTTCTCCAACCACTTCACCAGCTAAAAGAGGGACCTCCTCAGGATTTAAATTTAAATCCCTAATAAGTTGATTATATACCGTTTTAACCTTAGTCGGCCATGTTTTATCACCGGTGTTGGACTCCCCTTGATGAAGTAAAAATCCTTTTATCACACCATCTTCTTGTGCCTTTTTGGCCATAGCAACCAATCGATCATATGGATTACCACCATAATTCTCAATCCATCCCACCATCCAATCAGGTGCAGTTTTAGCATATTCTTGAAAGGTTTCTTGTTGAAACAATTCAATTTTGCAACCTGGAACAGAAACATTTATTATGCCGACCTTAATACTATCAGGGAGTTTTTGAACCATTTTGCGCCCAAAATAATCTGCGGGTGATAGGCCTGATTTGCAACCTGCTAATGGCGGTATTGCCTCATACCAATTACCCAAAGATCGAC belongs to Aegicerativicinus sediminis and includes:
- a CDS encoding MoaD/ThiS family protein, yielding MKVNVKYFGEVVDRTNKGEEAITIEQNRLSELVEILNERYLLADLNLQFAVNEEIISDSSFVLEESDEVALLPPFAGG
- a CDS encoding ThiF family adenylyltransferase; translated protein: MKRYQPQINLPNFGLEGQAKLSNAHVLIIGAGGLGNAVASYLAASGVGTLGIIDGDEIMASNLHRQVHFNPTDVGKNKAQVLADKLSRQNPEIHIYTLPFFLESNNAIDQIQGVDIVVDATDTIEARYIINDACVICGKPFVYAALYRHEFQLSVFNYNNGPTYRCLYNNATAGNLSCTETGVLGTTAGIAGLMQANEVFKILLADEHVLAGKVLVYNVWNHRSHQFNIKKNTEIEIDREQFDNYSNVLGSVSLSLIDLKESILVDVREIGEKPVLPKDQILGLPMSELYSAPEILSPNKSYYFFCQTGNRSRDAVEKLNAKGFRNLYVLKENAPELLEFFNNKSPLKIYQGAIPERVISETMESYKNMHSGAFDFFIGRVRADEVEGSVVTDIEFTSYEGMAVKTTENLIEEIKEEYQLHEVQIFHSLGIVPAGEICFVVFASSKHRKGLFNAVEILAKRFKSEVPIFGKELFQDKEYRWKVNT
- the moaCB gene encoding bifunctional molybdenum cofactor biosynthesis protein MoaC/MoaB, yielding MVDITHKYNTLRTAVAQSILKVSRQETIDAIKNGKVPKGDIFQMAKAAGLFAAKNTHFAIPDCHPLPIEYTDLQFQIDGFDLIVEVSVKTVYKTGVEVEAMHAASIAALTMYDMLKPIDKQTEITSVKLLSKKGGKSGISKTDISNLKAAVIVCSDTVSVGKAQDSSGAFIKSELEKFGLEVGDIIIIPDDKLTIHEALQSKLYDNQLLVFTGGTGLGPRDVTPDVLEPLIEKRLWGVEEAMRSYGQNRTPYAMLSRSLAGIISETVVLALPGSQKAVEECLAAILPQLFHIFDIMKGERH
- the moaA gene encoding GTP 3',8-cyclase MoaA, with amino-acid sequence MTQILTDSFGREHQYLRISLTEKCNLRCTYCMPSDGVVLSPKDHLMTADEVITLAKLFVENGVNKIRLTGGEPLLRKDFDDILLRLSDLDIELSLTTNGILVDRHLETFKASNIDTVNLSLDTLRPEKFKLITLRDQFKKASENIDLLLNEGFNVKINVVLISGFNDDEIIDFINLTCERNIQVRFIEFMPFLGNRWDRSKLVSEQFILDEVYAAFSNSTRLPEPRNLISRDYKIDGYLGSFGIISTMTNPFCDGCNRIRLTANGKLKNCLFSQSETDLLTPYRNGEDILPVIQKAIWAKRAKRAGMDTFETMTDPKYFEQNRSMITIGG
- a CDS encoding glycoside hydrolase family 97 catalytic domain-containing protein, with translation MFKLKLISVIIISWLSLTQHAYSQDSNFHIYLSFGQSNMAGSVDAEKQDSIVSPRFKMMSTMDCPDQGRSLGNWYEAIPPLAGCKSGLSPADYFGRKMVQKLPDSIKVGIINVSVPGCKIELFQQETFQEYAKTAPDWMVGWIENYGGNPYDRLVAMAKKAQEDGVIKGFLLHQGESNTGDKTWPTKVKTVYNQLIRDLNLNPEEVPLLAGEVVGEDENGICASMNTIIATLPDVLPNSYVIPSDGCESQSDIIHFTASGYRKLGKRYANKMLKLLGYSDSTVTHTFQSPNENIEIKVATREGKPVYEVSLNGKLFVEPSPLGLNTNVGDFRYNLTLVDTFQISTIKDVYSLPNIKKSNVEYNATEAILTFLKDDLPAFDLVFRVSNNDIAYRYHLYPQNQRKSCVVKEEATGFVFPEGTTTFLTPQSRPMVGFARTMPSYEMPYEVDAPMGKNGIGFGYTFPCLFKISDQGWVLLSETGVDSQYCGSRLLGKENGLYTIGFPMPDENNGNGTSSPGVTTPGETPWRTITLGESLAPIVETTVSFDVVKPLYAASQKYNYTKGTWSWVIGMDESITFEDQKKYVDLSAAMGYQTILVDNYWDTKIGKEKIVELAKYGASKGVGLYLWYNSNGYWNDAPQGPRNIMDRSVTRRKEMAWLKEIGIKGIKVDFFGGDKQMVMKLYEDILYDANDYGLQCIFHGCTLPRGWERMFPNYASSEAVLASENLHFAQSHCEEEAFKASIHPFIRNAVGSMDFGGTVLNDYWNTTNSDAMWGGHRITSDVFQLATAVLFQSGVQHFALAPNNINDAPKWAIDFMKEVPTIWDETQLIDGYPGKYVILARRHGNTWYIAGVNAQEQIINKDIALPMLKKGIKAKVYTDNNKLEGKVVEETIKKPQNTRIEIPKNGGFLIIAEE